The Streptomyces sp. NBC_00286 nucleotide sequence CGCACGGCCCCCCGTGCAGTGCGCGACCGTCGCCGCCGTGATGTCGATGGTGCCGCGGCCGTAATCCTGCCGTCCTGTCAGGCCCGCCCGAGCTCGGCCGCGCCGAACGACACGTCGAAGCGGTCGCACCAGATGCTCACGCTGCTGTAGGTCGACGGGTCCACGTCACTGGGCAGGGCGTAGTTCTGGCTTCCCTTGTTGCCCTTGAGCTTGCCCAGGCTGACGTACTTGCCGTCGTCGAAGACGTGCCAGCCGGCCTGCCCTTCCTTCACCGGCGCGTCGGTCAGCCAGACGCGCAGGTCCGGGCCGTTGCTGGTGTTGAGGTTCTCCAGCCGGACGACATGGGAGCCGTCGGCGAGCCGTACGAGCTTCACCGTGCCCGATGTCGTGTGCTCGTGGCTGATCAGCTCACCGCTCGACAGCGTCTGCGGACCGGTGGCGCGCGAGGGCGACTCGGAGGGCTGGTCAGTGGGTTCCTCGGCGGGTGCAGGCGCCGCAGCAGGAGGAGCGGAGGTCTCCGTGACCCCGGGCAGATCCTCTTGGACCGTCTCGTCCTGCCACAGCTTCCACGGCTGGAACCAGTACAGACCGAAGCCGACTCCGCCGACCGCCACCACCAGCACCGCGATGACCAACGGCCCCGTAAATACCTTGCGCACGCGCCCCATCCCCGACTCGCCTCCTGAGTGTTTGCCTGATCCTCCCCCACTCAACGGGAACGGACGGCCGTCCCGCACCCCGCAGCCGATGACGGAATCCTTACGTCGCCCCGTCGCCCCGTCGCCCCCGGCTCAGCGGTGCTCGGGGTTGTCCGCCCCCGGCCGGCAGCCTGCGTCCCATTCCGTGCGCTGGTTGCCGTGGGCCGGGATGCCGCCGGCACGCTTGAGCAGGGCCGCCAGGTGCATCACGTTCCAGGTCATGAACGCGGTGTTGCGGTTGGTGAAGTCGTTCTCCGGGCCGCCCGAACCGGGGTCCAGATACGACGGGCCGGGCCCCGCGGCGCCGATCCAGCCCGCGTCCGCCTGGGGCGGGATGGTGTAGCCGAGGTGCTGCAGGCTGTAGAGGACGTTCATGGCGCAGTGCTTGACGCCGTCCTCGTTGCCGGTGATCAGACAGCCGCCGACCCGCCCGTAATAGGCGTACTGGCCCTGGGAGTTGAGGAGGCTGGAGCAGCTGTACAGGCGCTCGATGACCTGCTTGGTGACGGAGCTGTTGTCGCCCAGCCAGATGGGCCCGGCCAGTACGAGGATGTCGGCGGCCATCACCCGCTCGTACAGCGCGGGCCAGGCGTCGGTGGCGAAGCCGTGCTCGGTCATGTCCGGGTAGACGCCCGGAGCGATGTCGTGGTCGACCGCGCGGACGAGCTCCGTCGTCACCCCACGGGAGTCCATGATCGAACGGCTCTTGTCGATGAGTCCCTGGGTGTGGCTGAGCTGAGGTGACGGCTTGAGCGTGCAGTTGATGAAGAGCGCGCTCAGGTCGTCGAAGCGGTAGCCGTCCTCAGCGGACGGGGCGGGCGATGCTGTCATGACGGGGGCTCCTGGGAAGGAAGAGCGGACAGGGGTGAGGGGCGGGAGCCGGCACGCCCGCGGCCCGGCGGCAGCGTCTCGCGAAAATCAGGCGTTGTCCCTCTGCGACGCACCAGCACATAGCGCTTTCCACTGGCATCCGAGAGCATCGGACGGCATCCGGCAGCTCGTCGTGCGCTCGCCTCCCGCCTGGAGGATCCTGGGCACGGCAACAGGGCCACGGGTCCGGGCCGGTCGAGGACAAGGCAGCAGCACGATGACGATCGACGTGAGCACGGAGCGCGTGATCCCGCTCCCGCCCGAGCAGGTCGCCGAGTACGCCATGGACTGGCGCCATGACGCCGAGTGGACCCAGGGCATCCGCACCGCCGAGCTGACCCGGGAGGCGGACGACGGCGGCTTCGGTGTGGGCGCCGAGGTCACCCGTAGGGCGTATTTCCTCGGTCGGCGCATCGACTACGTCCTGCGCGTCGCGGCGTACGAGCCACCCCGTCTGCTGGACATGCTCTCCGTGGCCGGACCGATGCCCATGCACGTCACCTACACCTTCGAGCAGAACCCGAGGGGCACTCTCGCCCGCATCCGCGTCCGGGGCGGCGAAGGTGGCTTCTACCGGCTGGCCGCGCCGTTGTTGGCCCGCCAGGTACGCTCCTCCATCGGCAAGGACCTGCGTGACCTCGAGCACCGGCTCGTCGGACGTTAGGAGGAACCGCTATGGCGTACGACGAGGGACTGGCGGAACGGATCCGACACCGGCTCGGCGCTGATCCGGACATCAAGGAGCAGCGGATGTTCGGCGGTCTCGCCTTCCTGTACCGCGGCAACATGGCCGTGTGCGTGAGCGGCGACGATCTCATGGTGCGGGTCGGCACCGACAACGCCGACGCTGCTCTGACCCGACCCGGCACACGCGTCATGGATATGAGCGGCCGCCCGATGCGCGGCTGGGTCCTCGTCGACGGGACCGCGCTCACGGAGGACGACATCCTCGGCCGGTGGATCGACGAGGGACGCGCCTTCGCCGCGACCTTCCCAGCCAAGTAACGTCTCGTCACGGAGCGGCGCTGAGGCGTACTGAGGAGTACTGAGGACCTACGCCTCAAGGCCTCCGGGCGAAGGCGACGAAGTTGGCGGCGAAGAACCTGACATCGCGCTCCTCGCGTTCCACCTTGCGGAACTCCTCGTCCCAGCGGGCGACGTCCTCCGGCGTGACCAGGCCTTCGGCGATCATGGCGTCGCGGGCGGCCCAGGCCGGACCGCGCATACCCGGTGGCGGCGTGATCACATTGATGTGGCCCTCAAAGGCGACGAGTTCCAGGCCGGCCGCGGTGAGCAGTTCATCGAGCCGGGTGCCGACGGTGAGGTCATTGCCGCGTCGGCGGTGCAGTTCGCGGTACCGCTCGTCCATTTCCTCGTACGCCTCCGGGGCCCCACGCAGCCGGAAGGAGTCGGCGTCGACGTCGACGAGGTACACGGCTCCGCCACCGGGCTTGGCCAGCGTGGCGAGGTGATCGACGATCGCCTGCTCACGGCCACCGTTGTGGGCCAGGACATGCCGG carries:
- a CDS encoding DM13 domain-containing protein, with translation MGRVRKVFTGPLVIAVLVVAVGGVGFGLYWFQPWKLWQDETVQEDLPGVTETSAPPAAAPAPAEEPTDQPSESPSRATGPQTLSSGELISHEHTTSGTVKLVRLADGSHVVRLENLNTSNGPDLRVWLTDAPVKEGQAGWHVFDDGKYVSLGKLKGNKGSQNYALPSDVDPSTYSSVSIWCDRFDVSFGAAELGRA
- a CDS encoding flavodoxin family protein → MTASPAPSAEDGYRFDDLSALFINCTLKPSPQLSHTQGLIDKSRSIMDSRGVTTELVRAVDHDIAPGVYPDMTEHGFATDAWPALYERVMAADILVLAGPIWLGDNSSVTKQVIERLYSCSSLLNSQGQYAYYGRVGGCLITGNEDGVKHCAMNVLYSLQHLGYTIPPQADAGWIGAAGPGPSYLDPGSGGPENDFTNRNTAFMTWNVMHLAALLKRAGGIPAHGNQRTEWDAGCRPGADNPEHR
- a CDS encoding SRPBCC family protein, with product MTIDVSTERVIPLPPEQVAEYAMDWRHDAEWTQGIRTAELTREADDGGFGVGAEVTRRAYFLGRRIDYVLRVAAYEPPRLLDMLSVAGPMPMHVTYTFEQNPRGTLARIRVRGGEGGFYRLAAPLLARQVRSSIGKDLRDLEHRLVGR
- a CDS encoding TfoX/Sxy family protein; this encodes MAYDEGLAERIRHRLGADPDIKEQRMFGGLAFLYRGNMAVCVSGDDLMVRVGTDNADAALTRPGTRVMDMSGRPMRGWVLVDGTALTEDDILGRWIDEGRAFAATFPAK
- a CDS encoding class I SAM-dependent methyltransferase; this encodes MSEYSLALSDAEIERYRLMAEVAEARERDLWAAAGVAPGARIADVGCGPGAIAVRLADTAGSDGAVWAVDRDGDALAVASALAEKSGVRVHTATGSAEATGLPADTFDVVMLRHVLAHNGGREQAIVDHLATLAKPGGGAVYLVDVDADSFRLRGAPEAYEEMDERYRELHRRRGNDLTVGTRLDELLTAAGLELVAFEGHINVITPPPGMRGPAWAARDAMIAEGLVTPEDVARWDEEFRKVEREERDVRFFAANFVAFARRP